The following are encoded together in the Arthrobacter sp. Y-9 genome:
- a CDS encoding sulfurtransferase — translation MDQEFPVTIAPAEVHDLDPDKLVLLDVRWKLGDPLGRDKYLMGHLPAAVYVDMETDLAGPASPEDGRHPLPDLESFQAAARRWGINDGDTVVVYDNSGSMAAARAWWLLRAYGHADTRILDGGLMAWVQEDFPIEKDEVVLPAGNVTLRPMAQGTAISIDQAAEWPADGILLDARAGERFRGETEPIDPRAGHIPGAVSAPTTENVDEDGLFLEPEALRARFAGLGVEPGGRVAVYCGSGVTAAHEVAALALAGIDATLYPGSFSQWSHDASREVATGE, via the coding sequence ATGGACCAAGAATTCCCCGTGACCATCGCCCCTGCCGAAGTCCACGATCTGGACCCGGACAAGCTCGTCCTCTTGGATGTCCGATGGAAGCTGGGCGATCCGCTGGGCCGGGACAAGTACCTCATGGGACACCTGCCGGCCGCCGTGTACGTGGACATGGAGACCGACCTGGCGGGCCCCGCCAGTCCGGAGGACGGCCGTCATCCGCTGCCCGACCTGGAGAGCTTCCAGGCCGCGGCGCGGCGCTGGGGCATCAACGACGGCGACACGGTCGTGGTCTACGACAACTCCGGATCCATGGCGGCCGCCCGCGCCTGGTGGCTGCTGCGCGCGTACGGCCACGCGGACACGCGGATCCTCGACGGCGGGCTCATGGCCTGGGTCCAGGAGGACTTCCCGATCGAGAAGGACGAGGTGGTCCTCCCCGCGGGGAACGTGACGCTCCGGCCGATGGCCCAGGGCACCGCGATCTCCATCGACCAGGCCGCCGAGTGGCCGGCCGACGGCATCCTGCTCGACGCGCGCGCCGGGGAGCGGTTCCGCGGCGAGACCGAACCGATCGACCCCCGCGCGGGCCACATCCCGGGCGCGGTCAGCGCGCCCACCACCGAGAACGTCGACGAGGACGGGCTGTTCCTCGAGCCGGAGGCGCTCCGGGCGCGGTTCGCCGGACTCGGCGTCGAGCCCGGCGGCCGCGTGGCCGTCTACTGCGGTTCCGGCGTGACGGCGGCGCACGAAGTGGCGGCCCTGGCGCTCGCGGGCATCGACGCCACCCTGTACCCCGGTTCGTTCTCCCAGTGGTCCCACGACGCCTCCCGCGAGGTCGCCACGGGGGAGTGA